The Elusimicrobiaceae bacterium region CAACTTCGGGATGAATAATTTTTTTGACAGATTCTATCAGTGCCGTAATACCCGCGTACAACACAAGCGCCGACACTAACATAGAACTCAGATATTCTATGCGCCCATGCCCCAGCGGATGCTTTTTATCGGGCAGTTTACCTGCCAGTTTAGCTCCGATAATCGTAATGACGGAAGAAAGAGCGTCAGAAAGGTTGTTAACCGCATCTAAAATAATAGCAATGGAGTTAGACAAGAGCCCTACCGTAGCCTTAAAGGCAGCGAGCAGTATATTGGTCACAATGCCAACGATACTGGTACGCACAATAATTTGTTCTCTGCTGGCGGCTAAAGCGCGCATGTTTTGTGTTTCTTCCATAGGTTTTCTCCGACTTGGTAAATATATCTTACAGGTATTTTACTATTTTGCACGAGTATATACCCTATCCTTCAGATATATTCTAGTCCAAAATTTTATTTCATAAGTAATACTTACCTCTAAAGCGCATGTCCGCCGGAAACTTTGAGGACTTGGCCGGTAAGCATTTTGGCCTGCTCACTGGCTAAAAATAAAATAGTCTCGGCAATATCTTCCGGGGCAATCAATTTTCCCATGGGAATAAGTGGTAGGACCGCTTTCTCCAAATCAGCATCAATCCACCCCGTTTGCGTGGGGCCGGGGGAAACGCAATTGACGGTAATGCCATACTGGGCCACCTCTAGTGCGATACTGCGCGTCAGGGCCTCTAAAGTCGCCTTGCTCGCCCCATAAGTAATCTGGCCGGCAAAAATCTGCGCTGCGTCTGTAGAAATATTAATAATCCGTCCGTAATCGCCGCGCTGCTTAATAAATTCCCGAGTCATCAAAATACTTCCGCGCACGTTGACCGCAAAGGTATCGTCAATGACTTGTTGCGTAATTTTTTCTATCGTATCTAAACCGTTTTCATCATCCACGGCCGCATTATTGACCAAAACATCCACTTTGCCGAACTTTTCCAGTACTGCGCGGTAAATCTCCTTTACGGCGCTCTCACTTGAAATATCGCTTTCTAAAACCATGTAATCGGCATTCATTTCTTTGAGTTTAGCGGCCACCGTATCTGCATTGGCCGCATTGGCCGCGTAATACCGGTCTACCCCGTTTTTGCTCGTCTTATTTTTATCAAAAGGCCGCAGTACTTTTTTATATACCAAAGCCACCTTAGCCCCTTCGCGCGCAAAAGCAAAGGCCGTCGTCGCACCGATTCCTTGCGGATTATTTGCCCCCGTAATCAAAACCACTTTGTCTTTCAAGCCATAATCAACCATACTTTCTCCGTCCTGTTACAAGCGTTCCGCACCTTCGGGCAAACGGCATCGCATCTGTTCTCTACAGTTAAAGAATTCTCCGTCCGCAAAGAAAGTACCGTCGCCATTAGCATGAATGACGCGCCGTTCTTTTTTAAGCGGATTTTCCCATAATTGAACGCCCTTTAGCACCAGTATATCATGCTCTTTCACATAATCGACCAGTTTGCACTCGACAGCCGCCAAACAGTCCGCCAGCAGCGGGGCTTTTATCTTAGCAGGTTTTTGTTTTTTAAGATGAAAATGCTTAAATTTATCGCATTCGGATGCATGTAATGTGCCGATGCCAACCACTTGATCAATCATGTCCACTGCGGGCACGCATAAAGTGCATTGTTTGGTGCGCAAAATCGTCTCAAAAGATTCATTCCAACCGCCCGTACAAATCGCAAAGCGGGGGGTAAAATCCAATACCATTTGCCAGGAAATCGTCATTACATTGTCCTTTTTCCCGTCGTGAGTAGTAACGAGTAACACAGAACCGGATTCCAAATAGGTAAAAGCTCTCTCTATTTTTCCTTTTCGCATATTTTCAACTCTTTTTATAAAAGTTGCTCCGCTAAATAATCGGCAATTTTTGCATTAACGGAGGGGGTATCCTGTGTAAAATTATGATCAAAACCTTCTAAGAGCTCCAAGCGAGCATCCTTGTAAATTTTGCTAAATTCCACACCGTAGCGATAGGGAACAAGCTGGTCATCTTTGCTATGTACTATAAGCACAGGACCTGTGTAGTGTTTTGCGGTTTTATAAATAGGCACCGTAGGAGTAGTGGCCAAAAACGCACGCCCGACTTTCAGGCCGTTAGATAAAGTAATATATTGCGGAATATGCTTTGTATTATAACGCACACCGAACAAATCGCCCTTAGCAGTATCTTCCGTAAGTTCGGGGGCGGGGGACATTAGCACAATGGTTTTTATCTTATCTGCTCCCAGTTCGCCGGCCAACATGGCTACTACTACTGCCCCCATAGAGTGTCCCGTCATGGAAACAGATTGCACTTGCGGCAATTGGGCGGCATAAGCGTACACACGACGGGCGTCCTCCAATTCATTGGGGATAGTCATATCCAAGAAAGAGCCTTCGCTCTGTCCATGTCCGTTGAAATCAAAAAGCAACGTGGCGATACCGCGCTGATTGAGTTGCTTAGCAAGGTCAGTCAGCAAATACATCTCTTTGCTAGCATTAAACCCATGTGCAATGATAACCAGCGGGTAATTCTTCTTATTTTTCGGGGCTTGCAAAACGGCAGCCAATTTTCCATGGTCACCGTCGATAATAAAATCTTTACGTACCGGCTGACTGGCACACGCCGCCAGCAATGTTAAAGTAACACTTAATAAAAGTAATTTTCTCATACTTTTATTTTAACATTTTGGTCCATAAAACTATCGCGAGTAATACCAAAAACCCTAGTTTTTAATTGCACCTGCGGGACAAACAAAGCGGCATAAACCACAGCCTACACAACGTGCTTTGTCCACTTGTAAAAATCCGTCCTCCAAGCGTAAGGCTTGATGCTCGGACTCCGTGCAAATCGTTACACATTTTCCACAGCGAACGCACTTTTCGTGATCTATTTTCGGATAGGCAAGCGGCGTTTTCTGTAGCATTTTATGGGCGGTAATTTGTTCCACGGCCTTATTTTTCAGGTCACGGAGGTCTGCAAAACCTTTCTCTTCCAAATAAGCCTGTAATCCCTTGAGCATAGGACCGATAACCTTATACCCATTTAACATGACTTCCGTGCAAATTTCTACCGCATCGGAACCAACAGCAATATACTGAGCCGCGTCTTCCCAAGAAGAAATACCGCCCTGTCCCAAAATAGGCAACTGACTGGCTTGGCGCAACTGCGCTACACAACGAAGTCCGATAGGGCGCACGATAGGGCCGGAACACCCACCAAAAGTCGTTTTGCCGTTTACATCCAACATAGGACGCAACGTATTCAAATCTATTCCCATAAAACCTTGCACCGTGTTAATGGCCGCCAATCCGTCGGCTCCGGCCTTTTCCACCGCGCAGGCAATGGCGGCGATATTGGTCACATTTGGCGAGAGTTTTACAAAAACGGGCTTTTGTGCCACTTCTTTTACCCAACTCGTAATCTGAGCCGAAACTTCCGCATCTGTACCGATTGCCATACCAATTCCTTTTTCCGGCATTCCGTGCGGACAGGAAAAATTGAGTTCAAAAGCATCTGCGGGCGTATCATTTAGCGTTTTGGTAAGTGTCTGCCAGGCGGTTTTATCCACCGGAGACATAATACTGGCAATGACCACTTTCGTCGGATGTTTTTGTTTTAGATATTTAATACCATCGCACCAGTATTGTATGGTTTGGTGGCTTAGAAGTTCAATGTTTTGAAAGCCGATAATGCGCTTTTTGTCCGTAAGCGTGGCATAGCGCGGGCTGGCTTCGTTCATTTCTAGGTCATCGGGCGTAATGGTTTTTAGGACCGCTCCGCCCCACCCCAATTCAAAAGCCTTATCAATGCTTTCAATTAGCGCCGTCGGAGGTGCTGAGGCAAGTAAAAATGGGTTTTCAAAATCAATTCCTAAAATATTTGTATGTAATGTTGCCATAAGATAGCTCCTTATTCCACGTCAAAATTGAAATATGTATCTGGGTAAGGTTCGTTTTTAAGCGTAAAATGCCACCACTCGGAATCCAGCGTATTAAAACCTGCCTTGACCATGGCATCACGCAAAATTTTGCGGTTGCGTTTTTGCTTTTTGGTTAGTTTTTTGTAATCAGGATGGGAAATGGGGCTAAATAAATCAAAGGTACCACCCATATCCACAAAAGAACCGTCCTGTTTAATAATCGTTAAATCAATCGTGCTACCGCGCGTATGACCCGATTTGGGCATAATATACATGCCGGCAATTAAATCCGATTTTTTAAGCGTAGGATAAAAACTCTTATTTCCCTCGTCATTGGGATCATTAATCCATTCCACAAAATGATCCACCGCTTTTTGAGGACGGTAAGAATCCCACACCAAAATGCGATACCCCTGCGCGCGCAAATCCGCCGCGGCCACCGCCAATGCTTGTAAGGCTTCTTTGGTCATATAAGCCACCGGTGCTTTATAGCCTCTGATTTTATGGCCGGTAAAGTTATAAGGGGAATAATAACGCAAATCAAACACCGCATCATCAATCACATTATAGATCTTGTCAAATCCACTTTTATCGGTGGAGATAGTATCAGCTGTAGCTGATGCCATACAGGCGAAAAACAACACGCACATCAGAATAATTTTTTTCATGAACACTCCTTTGTAAAAAGATTAATTACAACTAAAATCGTTTGCTGACAAGTAACTGAAATAACAGATAACTTAAGCGGCGGTTTCCGTCCCCTGTAATGGCCGGCGGTGCATGACGTATTAACTTGTCAGTGTCATAATGGAAGGTATAATAGCGCGCCTCTAAGCCCATAGACCAACCATTACTTCCCAAATCAAACTCCAGCCCGGCCCCCACAAACCACACCAGCGAAGTATCGGTAGCTTTTTTGTCATACTTAATACCATGTTTATCAACATGTATATCTTGCTGAACGGAGGTAATGCCCAGCCCAACTGGGATATACCAACGGAATTTACTGGACGGATTGGCTGTTAAACGAGCGGAAAGCATAGCATTAAATAGACGGGTTGTATCATCCACATCCTCACTGGAGTTAAACAGTTCTCCGCCTTCAAAATCTCCATAGGAAATATCCGCTCCCAATCCGATATGCTCCGTTAGCAAATAGTAATAGGACAACCCATATTCCACACCCAGCGTTCCCCAGTCTATACGGTCCGAATCAGAATAAGATATGCCAGAATTTTCCAATTGAAATCCCAGTCCCAGTCGGCCTCCTAGCATATGCTGCCCTTGCTCTAACTGCGCAAAAGCCGGTAGACAGAGAAACAAAACAGCACAAGAAAAAATCGCTTTTCTCATATTCTCTCCTTTTCCTTTCATTGTACTACATTGTTTCAAATAACTCACATCCTTTTTGTGCAATCACTTAATCACGGATTTTTTGGTATCTAAACCGATTTTCTATAGCGAGTCTTGCTACTTATCATAAAAATACCCTCCGTTATTTGCTACACTATACAAGATACAAAGGGGGAGTTTATGCAAGACTTAATACTGGAAAAAACCATACATATCCGCTATTCCGATAGTAACTGTAACAACACCTTAAAACCCTTTTCGTTACTTAATTTCTTTCAAGATTTAGCCGCCGAAAGTGCCGAAAAGCTGGGGTTTGGTTATTCGACTATTTACCCGCAAAAACTCATGTGGGTACTTCTCAAGTACCGCATTGAATTTACCGATTATCCACTCCATGGTAAGCCGCTCACTATCAAAACGCAACCGCGCGGCTACAACCGCCTGTTTGCGTATCGCAATTTTGCCCTGTACGCAGACGGAAAATTGTGCGGCCGCGCTTCCAGTGTGTGGGCTTTAGTCAACAGCGAAACTTTAGAAATCGCTCATGTGGGCAAGGTATTGGCAAACAATGAAAATATGATTCAGTTTGTACCCACCGAGGAAGATCTAAAATTTAGCAAGATACCCGCTCTCACACAGACAGACTATGAAGAGACTTTTAAGGTGCGCTATAACGATATAGATGTAAATATGCATGCCAATAACGGCAATTACATCGTATGGGCCCTTGAGCCGCTCCCTTACGAGTGGAAACACGATAAAAAGCTAAAAAATATAGACATTATCTTCAAAAAAGAAATCAAATACGGCGAGCAACTAATCAGCAAAGTACAAAAAATTGATGAGCACACCACTTTGCATGCAGTAGTTCATGCACAGACGCAAGAGGACTTGTGTTTGATAAAGTGCGAATGGATGTAACAATCCTTGGCTAAGTCAAGGCTCCTCGGATTTTTGTGAAGTCCCCGGGGTATCTTAACAAGATTTGCGGATGGCCCAATTTTTGGGATACAAATTATTGGCACGCTCGCCAATGTTTTTCATAAATCCAAGCGGCTGATTTTGATAAGTGACGACTACAAATCCTTTAGCAGTACCCGCAGGCAAGGCAAAACTTTCGCGGTGCAAATAACGTTTTGCTTGTTCGAGCGTTAATTCTATACGTGGATAAGCATCCGGCGCAGTGTGTAAAGAAAGAGCATGCGCTATGGACGGAATTTGCTCTTTTCCTTTTTGCTCAAAAGTCGGAATCCCATCAGACAAAACATGTATTAACCGATGCCCTTGCGCGTACCGCCGCGCCGAAGCCGGTATAAAGCTGTGCGCGGGGGGAGTTCCTTTTTTGCGCAGAACCGCCATAAACAATCCTTCACTACGTGTGATACCGGGAATAAAACGATACACGGATGCATTCCAATTCTCCAGTAAAGAGCCGGTAATGTTCCACGACGGTTCTACCGGAACAGATAAAATCTCCGCGCCCAGTTCTTCGGCAATGAAACGTACATTTTCTTCGTTTTCGCTCGTGTTAAGCGTGCATGTACTGTAAATCAGTAGTCCGCCCGGACGCAGGCAAGGCCAAATATCTTGCAAAATTTGACGTTGGCGTTTTTGGCAAAAATTAACATTAGAAACACTCCATTCATTGATCGCTGCACTATCTCTGCGAAATAATCCTTCCCCGGAACAGGGAACATCCGTCAAAATCACATCAAATGTCCAATCTGTCTTTTGAAAATCAGCGGCATAATTATGCGTTACCAGTACGTCCGGATGCCCTTGTTTAAGCATATTTTCCAGTAAAATGTTGGCACGGCGGCGGTCCGGCTCGTTGGAAACTAGCATGGATCCTTCCGGAAGTGCCGCACGCATCAAGGTAGATTTGCCGCCGGGAGCGGCACATAAATCAAGCGCCAAAACGGGTCCTTTGACATGCTGGCGCAACACATGATCTAAAAATAAAGAGCCTGCCTCCTGCACGTAATATGCCCCTGCGTGAAAAAGCGGATCTGACGTAAAATCAGGACGTTTATCTAACCAATAGGCATGCTGACACCATGGTACCGGTGCCTTTTGAGAAAAGGGGGAAACAGCCGGCAACTTCCACGGATTAAACCGGATACTGACAGGAATATCTTGTTCAAATGCTTGCAAGAAATGTTGCCATCGCGGTGCGCCAAACAATTGCACAGTATAAGAAACGAACTCTGGCGGTAAGAAATCTGTTTGCATATATTTACTATAGCAAAATTTGCACTTAAAAAGCCCCGCATTTGCGGGGCTTTTTAACATACATCACTAGATTATATTGAGTACTACTTAGCTTTCGGCCAATAATACCCAGATTTAGGATTATCAAGTTCATAAAAGCGGATTTTATAGAAATCCATTCCAGGTCCGAACCCCACCAGATTGCTCCCAAAGAAGTATCCTGCTTCTCCAGTTTCATCATTAAAAACCACTTCATGATAATTAACGGAAGTTGCTGTATCGTTAAATTCAAGCCCAATTCCTTGTGCTCTGAGCTTTACAGCTAAGGTACGCTGGAATTTTTTGTTCACATCATTTGCATCCAAGAGCCGACCATCTGCTAAAGTTTCCGCTTCTTTCTTTTTCTCTTCGTACAGACTCATCAATTTATCTATATTTTGCTCATTAATGGTGCCGTCCGGTTGTACCAAACGCAACCGTCTGACCTCGCGGCGAAATGAATTTATATACTTTATCAATTCGGTCCTCTTGTGGCGATATGCCTCTGTACCGCCTCGTAATCCCTTGTACAGCATATTTATTCCGGGCTTTTCCCAACAAGCAAAATCACTGTCTTGAGCAGCCTCGAAATGGCCATCTAAATGAGGCCTCGAGAAAGAATGCTCTTGAAGATTAAGAAATTGTTTCATTTTGCAATCTAACAATACAAGCAACACCATTAGATCCACGTCTTCAAATGCCCCGTTGGCCCGCTGGCTAAGCTCTACAATCATACTCTCTTCTTCTACGGAAAAATCATACCACTTAATGCCCACAATGCCATCTTTCTGGATTTGCTCCATACTGATGCTATCGGCTCCTGCTAATATAGCATCTACTTGCTCTTTCAAAAAATCCACATAGGCAGGCTCTCTTTTTTTCAAGTTAATAAAATCAGAGCCGCCAACAAAGATGTCAAAGGTTTTGGCCGCTTCCTGCTGAGCCTGAGCTGCCGCTTGATCAACGGCATCAAGATTAATTTTGTTTTTTTTGGCATCTGCCCCTACCGGCAAGAAGGCCAGCACCGCTAACGCACATATTATTTTTCGCATATCGTTCTCCTTTGGGTGCCAATCGGGAGCCTGTCCCTACTTAACACGCCTGAATGTCCTTCACACTAACAGTATTTCAAAAAAATGTTTTTCTGTCAAGGATTTTTTAGACCTATTGATTCTTAGAGCAAAAGACCTACTACCGCCGATTTACTTAGCCATGCTCTACTGTCAAAAATTAGATTTAAGTACACCTAAAAACTGCTACAATATCTTTATGACTACCAATAACACAGGAACGTATAAATTTGACCCCAAAACCGGTAAAGTAGTGCGTATATCAGATAAAGTGCCCTCTTGCGCCAAAAAAGGATCTACTCACACTTGCTGCGGCGGGTGCTGCTGTCATGGGCATTAAACTTTCCACTACTCCACAACCTGCTTCCGCGACCGACAGATTGCGGGGCGGGTTTCTGTTGGCATTGGGGGGAGCACTGACCGTTTTGCAACGCGTTCTGTTACCTCACCTGTTGCTTGCCTTGGCTTTGTATATCTTTGCCGCTTACGCGCTTTACCATCTTACTGTTTTGGATGTAAAATATCCCTCTATTTTGTCCGGATTTATTTTATTTATGGGGTTATCTGTCGGCGGGGCACTTGCCCTGGGATATGCCCTTGTAACGGCCACCTTATATGCACTCAAACAAACCGCGACCTACGCCGAAAATTTTTTCTATGAATTATGGGAAGCATTAAAAGAAAAAGTCCGCCGTCAAATTAACAGTATGGAAGAAGGGATTGCCAAACAACAAGCCAAAGTGATATTAGACAACAGTTTAAGAGAAGTGTTAGCGCCTTTACACAAACTGCGAGTCGGTTCTGTACCGGTACTGTTAAGTTATATATTGCTTGCTTTACTTACTTTTGTAAGCCGCTCGGTTTTTCTGGCAAAATTAGCCCGCACGACAGGAGCAACTATTCACTTTTCAGCTATTTTTGCCAGTCGGGCCACGTTAATAGGTGCTTTGTTTCTAAATATGCGTTGGCTAGCGACTTTGGGTTTATGGATGATGTATATACTTGGCATTTTAATCTTGCTGTGGAGTGTATGCCTAGTTTGGTAAAATATATTTATGAAGTATATAATAACCGTTTTAATGATTGTGTTCTGCCTGTTTCCGACATACGCACAAAATACCGGCGAGTTACTGCGTCAAGCCAATAAGGAAACAGACCCCGCTAAACGCATCACTCTTTTAACTAAAGCCATTCAGCAGTCCCCCAATTCGGCTACTGCGTGGCATCACCGGGCCGATGCTTACAAAGAGGAGGGGAAAATCAAACTGGCCTTGCAAGATTATACGCACGCCATTTCTTTGACCCCGCAAGATCCGTTTCGTTACTATGCCCGAGCATTGGCCTATTTGGATAATAAACAATACACTTTGGCTGCCGCCGATTTAACCAAAGCGATTTCTCTTAAAAAAAATTATCCACCCTTTTATTTGCATCGTGCGGATGCACAATTAGCTTTGGAAAAATACGCCCAAGCAATTTCCGATTACAAAAAATATCTATCCAAAGAATCCAAAACCCCACAAATCGCTCTTCATTTAGCGGAAGCCTATGTCAAAACCTATCAATATGATGCCGCTGAAAAAGAGCTGGACTTTGTACAAAACAGCTCAGCGGACTTGCCTGCCGTTTACTTTTGGCGCGGAAGAATTTTGCAAAACCAAAATCAACTCGATGAGGCAGTTTCTTTTTATAGTAAAGCTATCAATCGGGATCATTCCTTTGACCAAGCCTATCGATATCGGGCCTCTGCTTTTAAGGACATGGGAGAATTAGAAGCCTCGGCCGAGGATTATACCCAGTTACTGGCGCTATCACCGGAACCCATTTTTTACAACCGCCGCGGACTAGTTTATGAAGAGTTGGAACAATGGGACAACGCACTGGCAGACTATACGAAAACTATTGAACTTTCGCCTAAATGGCCCATCGCGTATAATAACCGCGGATATGTTTATCTAAAACAAAAAAAATATGCCAAAGCAAAAGCTGATTTTGAAACCGCTATCCGTTTGGATAGTAGTCTACCTACTCCCTACATTAATTTAGCCGGTCTTGCTTGGCTCAAAAATAAAGACCGCCGTAGTGTTTATCGTTACCTGGAACAAGCCTTAAAACACCATTTCCGTGACTTTGAATCTCTGTATGATCAAAATCGAAAAGGATGGATGTTTGAAGGGATTAATAATACCTCCGAGTTCCGCGCCGTTATGTATAAATAAAAGACCTATTTGCTTTTTGGGTCCTTTGACTCTTGCACAAAATCAATAGATTCACTATACTTTAAGTGTAAGGACAAAACTTTTAAGGAGAACTTATGAAAAAACTGATTGCATTACTAGTCGTGATAGGAGCATTTCCTTTACTCACGCAAGCTCAAAAATATAAAGACCCACCCGCCG contains the following coding sequences:
- a CDS encoding porin family protein; the encoded protein is MRKAIFSCAVLFLCLPAFAQLEQGQHMLGGRLGLGFQLENSGISYSDSDRIDWGTLGVEYGLSYYYLLTEHIGLGADISYGDFEGGELFNSSEDVDDTTRLFNAMLSARLTANPSSKFRWYIPVGLGITSVQQDIHVDKHGIKYDKKATDTSLVWFVGAGLEFDLGSNGWSMGLEARYYTFHYDTDKLIRHAPPAITGDGNRRLSYLLFQLLVSKRF
- a CDS encoding tetratricopeptide repeat protein: MKYIITVLMIVFCLFPTYAQNTGELLRQANKETDPAKRITLLTKAIQQSPNSATAWHHRADAYKEEGKIKLALQDYTHAISLTPQDPFRYYARALAYLDNKQYTLAAADLTKAISLKKNYPPFYLHRADAQLALEKYAQAISDYKKYLSKESKTPQIALHLAEAYVKTYQYDAAEKELDFVQNSSADLPAVYFWRGRILQNQNQLDEAVSFYSKAINRDHSFDQAYRYRASAFKDMGELEASAEDYTQLLALSPEPIFYNRRGLVYEELEQWDNALADYTKTIELSPKWPIAYNNRGYVYLKQKKYAKAKADFETAIRLDSSLPTPYINLAGLAWLKNKDRRSVYRYLEQALKHHFRDFESLYDQNRKGWMFEGINNTSEFRAVMYK
- a CDS encoding flavin reductase family protein, with the translated sequence MRKGKIERAFTYLESGSVLLVTTHDGKKDNVMTISWQMVLDFTPRFAICTGGWNESFETILRTKQCTLCVPAVDMIDQVVGIGTLHASECDKFKHFHLKKQKPAKIKAPLLADCLAAVECKLVDYVKEHDILVLKGVQLWENPLKKERRVIHANGDGTFFADGEFFNCREQMRCRLPEGAERL
- a CDS encoding rRNA cytosine-C5-methyltransferase, which produces MQTDFLPPEFVSYTVQLFGAPRWQHFLQAFEQDIPVSIRFNPWKLPAVSPFSQKAPVPWCQHAYWLDKRPDFTSDPLFHAGAYYVQEAGSLFLDHVLRQHVKGPVLALDLCAAPGGKSTLMRAALPEGSMLVSNEPDRRRANILLENMLKQGHPDVLVTHNYAADFQKTDWTFDVILTDVPCSGEGLFRRDSAAINEWSVSNVNFCQKRQRQILQDIWPCLRPGGLLIYSTCTLNTSENEENVRFIAEELGAEILSVPVEPSWNITGSLLENWNASVYRFIPGITRSEGLFMAVLRKKGTPPAHSFIPASARRYAQGHRLIHVLSDGIPTFEQKGKEQIPSIAHALSLHTAPDAYPRIELTLEQAKRYLHRESFALPAGTAKGFVVVTYQNQPLGFMKNIGERANNLYPKNWAIRKSC
- a CDS encoding M15 family metallopeptidase, which codes for MKKIILMCVLFFACMASATADTISTDKSGFDKIYNVIDDAVFDLRYYSPYNFTGHKIRGYKAPVAYMTKEALQALAVAAADLRAQGYRILVWDSYRPQKAVDHFVEWINDPNDEGNKSFYPTLKKSDLIAGMYIMPKSGHTRGSTIDLTIIKQDGSFVDMGGTFDLFSPISHPDYKKLTKKQKRNRKILRDAMVKAGFNTLDSEWWHFTLKNEPYPDTYFNFDVE
- a CDS encoding alpha/beta fold hydrolase; protein product: MRKLLLLSVTLTLLAACASQPVRKDFIIDGDHGKLAAVLQAPKNKKNYPLVIIAHGFNASKEMYLLTDLAKQLNQRGIATLLFDFNGHGQSEGSFLDMTIPNELEDARRVYAYAAQLPQVQSVSMTGHSMGAVVVAMLAGELGADKIKTIVLMSPAPELTEDTAKGDLFGVRYNTKHIPQYITLSNGLKVGRAFLATTPTVPIYKTAKHYTGPVLIVHSKDDQLVPYRYGVEFSKIYKDARLELLEGFDHNFTQDTPSVNAKIADYLAEQLL
- the preA gene encoding NAD-dependent dihydropyrimidine dehydrogenase subunit PreA translates to MATLHTNILGIDFENPFLLASAPPTALIESIDKAFELGWGGAVLKTITPDDLEMNEASPRYATLTDKKRIIGFQNIELLSHQTIQYWCDGIKYLKQKHPTKVVIASIMSPVDKTAWQTLTKTLNDTPADAFELNFSCPHGMPEKGIGMAIGTDAEVSAQITSWVKEVAQKPVFVKLSPNVTNIAAIACAVEKAGADGLAAINTVQGFMGIDLNTLRPMLDVNGKTTFGGCSGPIVRPIGLRCVAQLRQASQLPILGQGGISSWEDAAQYIAVGSDAVEICTEVMLNGYKVIGPMLKGLQAYLEEKGFADLRDLKNKAVEQITAHKMLQKTPLAYPKIDHEKCVRCGKCVTICTESEHQALRLEDGFLQVDKARCVGCGLCRFVCPAGAIKN
- a CDS encoding SDR family oxidoreductase, with the translated sequence MVDYGLKDKVVLITGANNPQGIGATTAFAFAREGAKVALVYKKVLRPFDKNKTSKNGVDRYYAANAANADTVAAKLKEMNADYMVLESDISSESAVKEIYRAVLEKFGKVDVLVNNAAVDDENGLDTIEKITQQVIDDTFAVNVRGSILMTREFIKQRGDYGRIINISTDAAQIFAGQITYGASKATLEALTRSIALEVAQYGITVNCVSPGPTQTGWIDADLEKAVLPLIPMGKLIAPEDIAETILFLASEQAKMLTGQVLKVSGGHAL